The sequence below is a genomic window from Nitrospirota bacterium.
CCAAGAACAGAGTTAGAAAGCTGTCATTGCGAACAAAGTGAAGCAATCTCAAGACTTTACGATAAGATTGCCACGCACCCTTCGGTGCTCGCAATGACATGATTAATAAGTGGGTGCGAAGTCTATCGCTGTTCTTGGGATTGAATGTCCGGTAGTTTTTTGATTTTGAACGTGATACAATGAAGCTGGTTTGGTTCTAAAGTTTTTAACAAGAAAGAGGTGAACGAAGATGAATAATTTGAAAACAACTTTTTTATTGGTTTTTTTAACGCTTTTGCTGATTTTTGTCGGCGGCGCTATCGGAGGCCGGGGCGGAATGATGATTGCCTTTGTTATGGCGATGGGGATGAATTTAATTTCCTACTGGTTTAGCGATAAAATTGTCCTGGCGATGTATCGGGCCAAAGAGGTTTCTCAAAATGATGCCCCTGAACTCTATAATACGGTGAGCATGCTGGCTTCCCGGGCCGAAATTCCCATGCCGAGAATTTATATTATCGATAATCCGACACCCAATGCCTTTGCCACCGGAAGAAATCCTCAGCATGCCGCCGTTGCCGTCACCACGGGAATTTTAAATGTTTTAAACCGGGAGGAACTCGCCGGGGTCCTTGGCCATGAACTCGCCCATGTGGAACATCGGGATATTTTGATCAGCACAATCGCGGCGGCAATTGCGGGAGCCATTAGCATGATCGCGAACATGGCTCAATGGGGCCTGATCTTTGGCGGCGGACGCAATGATCGTGAAGGCAGCGGCGGACTGGTCGGTTCTTTGCTTATGATTATTGTGGCCCCTATTGCGGCAATGCTGGTTCAAATGGCGGTTTCCCGTTCGAGAGAGTTTGAGGCAGACAGAGGCGGGGCCATCATTTCCGGGAATCCAATGTCGTTGGCCAACGCACTTCGGAAGCTTGACCGGGCCTCTCATCAAATTCCGATGGATGCCAATCCAGCGACAGCCCATATGTTTATCGTAAATCCTTTAACCGGGGGGGCCTTTTTTAAACTTTTCTCCACCCATCCTCCCATGGAAGAAAGAATCGCGCGGCTTGAAAATATGGCCATCAGCCATTAATAGCGAGTTATAAATCGAAAGAAACCCCATGGAGACTCACGATCATCCAGTGGGGTTTTTTTGTGGAAAGTGCATGGTCAAGAAATCAAATTCCAACCCCCGCTTATCCGCACTTCATATCTTAAACGAGGTGGAAGAAAATGAGGTTTTTCTCGATCCTTTAATGGACAGAGAATATGAAAGACTTTCTCCTCTCGATAAATCCCTCTTGAAAGAGCTTGTTTACGGAACCCTGCAATGGCAGGGGTATATTGATTGGGTCATCGACCGCTATGCCGAGCGGAAAACCCATAAGATGGGGTCGGCGGTCAGAAACAGCCTTCGTCTGGGAACCTATCAACTTCTTTTCTTAAATAAAATTCCGGCTTTTGCGGCAATTTTTGAAAGCGTCGAACTGGTAAAAGAAAAAGAGGGGGTTCCTGTATCGGGATTTGTTAACGGTGTTCTCCGGGCGATTTTGCGGGATAAAGAGGCGAAAAAAATTCCTGCTCTTAAAGACGACTCTGCCCGGAACCTTGCCATTAAATATTCTCAACCGGAATGGCTGGTGAAAAGATGGTGCAGCCGATATGGGGTTGACGTAGCTGGAAGATGGTTTAAGAACAACACCTCGCCGCCTCCCTTTACCATCCGGGTCAACCGGGTGCTGATTGATCGCGACCGCCTCGTGAATATCTTATTTGACGAAGGGATTAATACCGAAAAGACTCCCTATTCCCCAATCGGATTAATGCTCGAAAAACCGGGAGATGTGACCCGGCTCCATTCTTACCAAAAGGGATTATTTTATATCCAGGACGAGGCGTCCCAGTTGGTTCCTTTCCTTCTCTCTCCACGTTCCGGAGAGCAAATTTTAGATGCTTGTGCGGCGCCCGGTGGAAAAGCGACCCAGTTGGCGGAGTTAATCGGAGATCGAGGGGAGGTTCTTGCCATTGACAAAAGCCCTGAGCGGATAAACCTGCTTCAGCGGAACCTGAAACGGTTGGGGTTGACCTCGGTTAAGCCGAGACAGCTCGATTTAACGAAAGATGTTAAAGAGTTTCAAAAAAGAGGTTTTAACAAAATCTTGCTCGACGCTCCTTGTTCGGGAATCGGGGTTTTAAGGCGCCATCCTGAAGGCAAATGGCAAAAAAAAGAAAATTTACTGGGTTCTTATTCTAAAATTCAGTCGAAT
It includes:
- the htpX gene encoding zinc metalloprotease HtpX — protein: MNNLKTTFLLVFLTLLLIFVGGAIGGRGGMMIAFVMAMGMNLISYWFSDKIVLAMYRAKEVSQNDAPELYNTVSMLASRAEIPMPRIYIIDNPTPNAFATGRNPQHAAVAVTTGILNVLNREELAGVLGHELAHVEHRDILISTIAAAIAGAISMIANMAQWGLIFGGGRNDREGSGGLVGSLLMIIVAPIAAMLVQMAVSRSREFEADRGGAIISGNPMSLANALRKLDRASHQIPMDANPATAHMFIVNPLTGGAFFKLFSTHPPMEERIARLENMAISH
- the rsmB gene encoding 16S rRNA (cytosine(967)-C(5))-methyltransferase RsmB; amino-acid sequence: MVKKSNSNPRLSALHILNEVEENEVFLDPLMDREYERLSPLDKSLLKELVYGTLQWQGYIDWVIDRYAERKTHKMGSAVRNSLRLGTYQLLFLNKIPAFAAIFESVELVKEKEGVPVSGFVNGVLRAILRDKEAKKIPALKDDSARNLAIKYSQPEWLVKRWCSRYGVDVAGRWFKNNTSPPPFTIRVNRVLIDRDRLVNILFDEGINTEKTPYSPIGLMLEKPGDVTRLHSYQKGLFYIQDEASQLVPFLLSPRSGEQILDACAAPGGKATQLAELIGDRGEVLAIDKSPERINLLQRNLKRLGLTSVKPRQLDLTKDVKEFQKRGFNKILLDAPCSGIGVLRRHPEGKWQKKENLLGSYSKIQSNLLNVVSKGLKAGGILVYSTCSTEPEENEKVIEKFLTSNPGFKVENPRASLPESCYRFIGKDNFFRTYPEPHNMDGFFAVRMVKKS